GGTTCCATCCAACTGTAGGGACTGTCCTGGAAGCGGCAGATCGGAGTCGCCTCGTTTCGCTCACCAACTTCGGCGATGACCCCAGTGTGCGTCCGTGCGAGCGTGTACCCAGCCAACTGAGAGATCGACATGCACACAGTGACGTGGTTTGGGCTCGGCGTTTTTGTCGGCATGCTCTCAGCGGGGTTTAGAATGGCTCCAGGAAGCAGCTTCAGAATGTTTAGGGAAACGTTtatttcctcttcttctagGAACAATGGAGGCATGCTGCAATGACGTTCACGTATGTCACGTGGCTGCCGTCCACGTGGATATCTCAGTTCGTTGACACCCGCCACCAtgttttcgctttttttaTTGCCGGAGAACTTCTGTTCTCCGTGGCTGGAAGAttcgagaaacgaagccAAAGCAGACCGCGGGGGACTGCcccgagacagcgaagggagTGCGGCTCGGCCGCAAGTGTGtattctcttctctccgggGTATCCGTGGCCAGGACGATTTTCAGTCGCATGCCTACGTTTCTGCTGGCACTCTTTTTGTATGTGTGTGCCGATAGTGTGTACACTTTTAATATTAATGCATGCCTCGTTTAaggtgtgtgcatgtgtcttGTGACTGTCTTTTCGGCGTCCTGGGAAAGGTCCGGCGCGCGAGCGGCAACGAACGATCGCTTCCGTGAATGCGGAGGttcgacagaaaacgcactGGGACGTGACGGCGCCTGCGTCGCGTTCTGGCACAATTCTTCAAGCCCGCGATGCACGTCTGACGTTCTCTTCCAGAATGTCTTGATGAAATTTTGGAATTACACCCACCGAATATTTATCGTTTGTGTATAGATACACCAGGAAACATGTAGGTGCACGTATCCGTCGCGTGACGGAACAATTCAGCGGGAGCGAAGTGAGGGATTCGTGACATGTTCGTGTGTTGGAGGGCTCCGTAAATGCGCCCTGCTTTGCTCTACGGCACGCGGGGTCGGGATCGCACCAGGGGAGTTTTTCACACTGTAGGTGCACAATGCGATCTTGTCAGTTTGGCTTAaatgtttctttttttccacgGTAGCATGCTGCATGTGACCGTTCCTGTGTGCAGACCAGTCGGCCTCGGGTCCTGTGCGGGGACTGGCGTAAAagccgttttcctctgttggTTCACGTGTACTGTAGCATCGGTGAATAAGACACGAAAGTACACTGCTTATTCATCGTAACAGAATTGTTATTCTGCTGCCGTATAGGACTTGTACGTGTGCACAAACCCGTCAAGAACGATACAATCGTCTTCGGAGCATGACACAGCGGTGGGATGACGGTCCGACAGGGAGCATCAGCAGATCGCTGTGCTCTCTGAATCAAATTTCTCTCCACAAAAGGAGGGTATCTTCACCTTCCCCAGAACTCATCAGGCGCCTTCGAAGAGGGGTGATTTCTGACGGCCAGATAGAAAAAGCCGTAGCTGACTTGCTCACCAGACCCTTGAGCGCACAATCAATGGAAACTGTAGGGTCACGATTTTGTGCAGGTTACAGCGAACGTTTGAATCTGACACTGTTCGAGGTACTTTCGATGTCGTCGGCGTCTGTCTCGAAACCACGTCATGCAAACAAAGCGGCAACGGTAGTGACATGCCTAGAAGAGTCTGAGTCTTTTGCAGCCTAGTAGAACCTGGAGATGCGGATGACCGCGGCAAGTGATGTTGACTAGCAACTCAACGAAACATCTGCACACAACGGGTGAATGTTTCTGCACGACGATGCTCAGCGTTACTCGTTCCGGTTCGTAACTGAATGTTCGCGTCCGTGAGGATTCCCCTTTGATGGAACGATGAACTGCAGATCTCCAGGGTGTGCTGCTGGTGATGGATGTTGCCTCTCCACTCCTTTGGCAGGCTTCTAGGTGTCGCAGCGTAATGAGGCTCTCTCTTGGAGCGTCCACTGCCTTCCAACTGTAGAGTAAGAAGCTGTGTTTCCACCTGCCATTTTCCGCACATACAGTAATAATTAGCTGAAACGGTTCCTCGGTGGCTCGCATGTTGACAACGGCCACTCCGCCTCTACATAGCAAATTCTTGTTCCCCGAAGAACACCCTGCCTATGATTGGCACAGCGGAGCCGCACCAACAGACAAACTAAACATGCGGCATTGGATTCGCTGCGCTGAATATCAAGCGAAGCAGTATTCCAAGATCTTGCAAAGCGCACTGGGTTTTTGGTAGGAGTTCCAGCCGCTCACAGAGGTCAAGCAGGTGCCGGGCTTCCCCCCTCATTGGCCAGTGAAACAGGTGATCTTTTGTCATTTTCTGTCAAACTGGGGTGTATGCGCTGTCATCTGTTTCAGGGGGGGATTTCTGCGGATCTAAATATTATGCCCACCACAGAACCGATGCCGAATGCCCTTCATGACGCATGGTATTGAAGTCCAGcacttttagctgtcttaGGCAGTCCAGGGAGATGCTGTTTTGCAGCAAAACGGTAGAGAACTTGGTTCGTTGCTTCTCAAAACTGGAGTCCTAGTCAGTGTCCAAAGACATCACGATTTTAGATCGGCTGGTACCGAGTATCAACCCTAATACTAATTGAGTGAGTTAAACGTTACAGGGTTGAACTGTGTAAACATCATTATTTTATGTTTGCTGTCGCTACTACAATGTGTCTGTTCACTAGAGTCGCGTGGGTCTGCGGCGTCCGAATGTCCGCATCTGTCCGTCTCCCTGCACAAGTTTCCAGCATCCCTCAACTTAATGGGTTTCCTGCCAAGTGCTAGACGCTTCGTGCGTCACAGAACCTGTGTACAGCAGCGACAACCTGTTCGTTGATTCCCGAACAACCTATAAACCCTCCTCCCTCGGTACAAAGCACGTTACCGCcacttctgcttttctcgcttctttctttttgcgtttgcatgcgccaaGACGATCACTAACTAGCACGTGCCACTGGGCTGTCTCAAGACCATCGTCTCTCCGAGCGACAGGAATCCAGTTTCCTCTTATTTTGCCGACGCTGTCCTTGTCAGGAGCCTTGGTCTTTTACTTTCCACTCTTAACCAGTCTAAGCActtgcgcttctctccctgtcgtCGAAAAATGTCGCGAGTTATCTGCGCTGCCTAGCTGCTGTGAAGAGTCGAGACACGCTACCGAGGTTTAGCCGTACGCGTTTAATACACGGACTGCAGCGTTGCTTGACTTTTCCGTCCCTCTTTTGTcagttttcgtttttttgttCACTTGCAACACTAAAGTCCAGAGAGGGGCTCGtttgtcgtctctctcttcaggtATACCTTTTTTGCTTCTACCTTCGCAGTGAACGCCACAAGCTCGACTGGCCGCACATGTACCACATGTACACCTGTGCTTCTAGCCATTATGCAGCCGCCCACGAGAGCCCCGTTtttcccgttttctctcttgcgtgGAAGAAAAGCTCGAGAGACTTGCACCTGCCGTTCTGTCGCCAGCACTGAGGGGCCAAACACGTTCGGGCCGCGAGCTCGTCCCGGTTGTCACGCCCACCAGGTTGCCCCCTCGAAGGAGTCTTTCCATTCTTCCGCGTTTCAGctcgtctccgcttctcgcctctctcctctgatGAGttcctgcttcgtctctttcctgaGATACCCTTCCTTTCGGCCTTCTGCACCTTTTTCTGCCCCTCCATCCTCTTCTACGGTGCCGATCTCGACGCCGTCCGACTTCTCTCACTCCGCTCCCGCGTCGTGGCGTTGCGTCCCGACtgctccttctgctcttcatgctcccttttctttcacCACACAGGCCGCCCATCTGTCTTCCTGTGTGTTCGACGGGTGCTCTCGACTTCCCTGCAGCGAACCTGGGAGTCCCcagacgcttcagcgagctCTGGCAACCACCTCGGCTACGGCCTTCCTGCGGACAGCATGTATGTCACATCGCCTCAGGCGGCGGCCCGATGCTTGGACTTCTGGGTGCTCGGGACAGACAGACAATGCCACAGCAAGCCCCTGCGTGAGGCCTTTGCTGCGCCCACCCGTCGACACGGCGTCTCGAGCTGCTGCAAATGACAAAGACGCCCCGCAACCGACCTGTTTCTGGAGGAATGCGAGGACGTCTCGTGCTGTCCACCGAAACCAAACGGACATGAACTTCTCGTCCTTCAGCTGCAGCCTTCGGCCGTGCCGCCACACGCTTGCGAAGGCTGCTGGTCACCACGCGCCGCTGTCGAGACACTCCCTGCAGTCACTCCCAGAATCGCGGATTCGCGGAGGAACAGTTTCTCGAGGTGATTCACCCGGCTCACTCACCCTCTCGCCTCGAAACATGTCGTCAGACGCGATGCCTGTGCATCCCCTCTACTTCCCTTCTGCCGTTCCCTTCTCCACGACGTCAGGCTCAAATTCCTCTACCTTTTCTTGCCCTTCaccctcttcctcgacttcttcaaCTTCCTCGACGTCCTCAacttcttcaacttcttcaacttcctcgacttcctcgacttcttcaacttcttcaacttcctcgacttcttcaccttttcttctgtctcgttcccACAGTGTAGACTGTCGCGCCTGCCCAGTGTCGCGGGCTCCACCAAATCCTACTTCTCTCCaacttctgttttctctgtttccttttctctggcCCACGGCGCTGAAGGATCGCCTCCGCGTCCTGGGGTCTGTCGCATGTCTCGTCACAGCCAAGGTTCTCACGATTCAGGCGCCGCTCCTCCTCGCCAACCTCGTCGACGCCTTCCAAGTTCTCCCCCACAActcccccctctctccttctggaGCGTCCCCTTCCTCAGGAGACACctccctcctcgcttcttctggagagacttcgtcttcgctgtcgccttctgctgcgCCAGCCGAGGGTGCGCGCGAGGCGGGGAAATCCGGGGAATCTGCGggacgcgagaggcgagacgaaggcTCTACcgtgcgtctgtctcctcttgcgGAAggtcctgcttctccagccACTGAGGAAAGAACAGCAGCAGGGAAAGCAGGGACGTCTGTCGGAGGCCGAGACGCAGgcgctgtgcatgcgttggaCACTGAGCACCTCAGAAACACTGCACAGATCGTCTCCGTACCTCTCGGGGTTGTCTGCGGCTTTCCGGTAGCCAGAATCGCCGCCACTGGTAGGTTCTAACAGAGCCAGAtgtgtctcgtttctcgctgGGCAGGCCAGCAAGACAGAGGCATCTCTCAAAGGCGATTCAGGTTCTCTTCACTCGCTGCAATGCCCGCGAGAGCTACAAACATCTGTCGCAAGGTTGCCTAACAGCAGGGGCGTTGTTTTCGGTGAACGTCGCGTCCTCCTAGTGCACCTGTACAACTCCACAGAGGTCGCACGAAACCACCCGTGGATACACGACGTTTCCGTCTACGCTTGCGTTTGCATAAATACGCCGCAATGAGAACTCAAATGTTTTACCACGTAAAACAAATGTCTACCGGAGATACACGTGAATGGACAAGCCACAAATGCTctgaacatatatatatatatatatatgtatatttatatttatgttCAGGTATAAGATTTAGAGACAGTCTGAGGAATTAAGCCAACGAGAGTGGCACATGTTGTTCACCCGTATTCTGTACGAATATGTGAAGCGCGAGCCGCCGGGGATTTCCAGTGATGCCACCAGGTTCCGTTTCCCGACCGATTTTGCACCGTAGCTGTGAAGACAATGAAGGTTCGACGGAGGCGTCGCTGTGAGGTTTCTGAagagttttttcttcttgcgtGTTTGTAGGATTCAACGAACTGCGATCAACTTTGTTTACGCGCGTTAGTCAAAATGCGAGTTGCGATTTTTCGTGTCACgcctttcttcatctccacGCTCTCGCCCTGTTCCACGATAAACGAGTAGGTTCTTTAAGCGCGCCCCGCGAACAGGCGTCTTTGTGTTGGACCCGAATTCGTGCGTTTCCTCACATTTAGAGTTTAGTTGAAGTCCCCAGCAACAACGTTGTGTCTAGGCTCATCAGAAAATACCtggatatatgtatatatatatatatatatatgtatttgttcTGTAATCCTCGTCGAGTTTCCTGGCATTGCACGCAGTGCGTGGAATCGACGTTCCGAGCCGGCGTTGATGTGCGACTGCTCCACCGAGGTTTTATGAGTTCGACCTCGCCATGGGAAGAGCAGCGTCTCGTGCTGACTTTGCGGAAGCTCTCCTTGCTGCATGAGCGAACTCCGATCGACTGCCTGAGATTTCGAGGAATGTTCGCAGCCTTCAACTGAGACACAGAACTCCGAAACTTCTCTCAGATTCTTTGAAGATGCAcactggagagacaagatgtcttcgtttctttgtgTGCAGGCCGGCGAGTTGTCTGTCCTGATTAGTCGCGGCATGAAGTCTGTCACGGCTCTTTTGAacgttcttcttttccaggtGCGTCCAGAACTTCATTTTTGtggcctgcatgcgcgagaccGATCCACATATGGCACGGAGCATAGCCTCAGGATCAGGACTCTTGATGCCGGGACTCTGGATCGAGacggggggggaggggggggacTCAAGGGTGCGCCTT
This Toxoplasma gondii ME49 chromosome VIII, whole genome shotgun sequence DNA region includes the following protein-coding sequences:
- a CDS encoding ABC transporter family protein (encoded by transcript TGME49_269000~Predicted trans-membrane domain (TMHMM2.0):573-596:649-672:675-698:786-809), producing the protein MQPPTRAPFFPFSLLRGRKARETCTCRSVASTEGPNTFGPRARPGCHAHQVAPSKESFHSSAFQLVSASRLSPLMSSCFVSFLRYPSFRPSAPFSAPPSSSTVPISTPSDFSHSAPASWRCVPTAPSALHAPFSFTTQAAHLSSCVFDGCSRLPCSEPGSPQTLQRALATTSATAFLRTACMSHRLRRRPDAWTSGCSGQTDNATASPCVRPLLRPPVDTASRAAANDKDAPQPTCFWRNARTSRAVHRNQTDMNFSSFSCSLRPCRHTLAKAAGHHAPLSRHSLQSLPESRIRGGTVSRGDSPGSLTLSPRNMSSDAMPVHPLYFPSAVPFSTTSGSNSSTFSCPSPSSSTSSTSSTSSTSSTSSTSSTSSTSSTSSTSSTSSPFLLSRSHSVDCRACPVSRAPPNPTSLQLLFSLFPFLWPTALKDRLRVLGSVACLVTAKVLTIQAPLLLANLVDAFQVLPHNSPLSPSGASPSSGDTSLLASSGETSSSLSPSAAPAEGAREAGKSGESAGRERRDEGSTVRLSPLAEGPASPATEERTAAGKAGTSVGGRDAGAVHALDTEHLRNTAQIVSVPLGVVCGFPVARIAATGFNELRSTLFTRVSQNASCDFSCHAFLHLHALALFHDKRAGELSVLISRGMKSVTALLNVLLFQMVPTALEFALVLYLLGSKVGGPVACITSLTMAVYVAFTAAVTARRTKIRKEMIAAEQQSVGLLVDSLANAEAVRFFTAEKGELSRFEAVQRRYAEKHVSVNQSLAFLNFGQQLIFNVGVLGSLAYTASQVAAGLLPVGHIVLVSSLLLQLAVPLNFVGTIYRETSLNLADLEKLYELMNHHPPIVNPPDARPFVLKGGAVAFENVRFAYPPSPLRPGSLPSKTGDDEKPEASRMLLDDVSFSVDAGKKVAIVGPSGVGKSTLIKLLFRMFDPASGTVRIDDQDVKELDLHSFRRQIGVVPQDMVLFNDTIEFNIKYGCPSATDEEMRAAAKQAEIDDVIMRMPQGYSTVVGERGLKLSGGERQRIGIARCLLRNPAIAVFDEATSALDSHTEQKILKAFRAMARGRTTLVIAHRLSTISDADKIIYLKEGKIAEMGTHAELLEKERGLYRALWESQQHQEQEEAVSTPDLTLS